A portion of the Thermosediminibacter oceani DSM 16646 genome contains these proteins:
- a CDS encoding stalk domain-containing protein gives MLKRRFAVFFLTVTIMLTVITPFTASAAAFVRVMLNGDELKFDVAPVLKNNRLLVPFRLLSENLGAGVRWDGRTKMVTAYKSETQVVLRVGSSTAYVNGKPVKLDVPAMLIQGRTLVPLRFYSEAFGAAVDWDGRENTVFIKTADKLSKYIMGYYYSQSYDDFINNVDKLSSIATKWYTLNSDCNLTSYDGSRWIMKPEGYDSVLRTARERGVKVHALVFESDRARLQQALATAEKRNALVGQILAEVDKENYDGVNIDFEYLGPEDKENFNAFIKDLYAALKSRNKTLSLSLPAKTEKQDWWPGYDYGTLGKYSDFVVLMAYDKSPSTPGPQAGVEWVEEIVNYALARIPAEKIVLGIGYYGYAWSGNEKYTVLEARNGMTYSKIWFLDELAQKYGLKMTIDSTSLMDYGSFTDEKGNIYQIWMESPKSVDAKSKLAIKKGLKGIAVWRLGYTTPSFWQAVNDNFIAAK, from the coding sequence ATGTTGAAACGCAGGTTTGCCGTATTCTTTTTGACAGTTACGATCATGTTAACGGTTATCACACCCTTCACTGCAAGTGCGGCGGCTTTCGTCAGGGTTATGCTGAACGGCGACGAGTTGAAATTCGATGTTGCGCCCGTCTTGAAGAACAACCGCCTTCTGGTCCCTTTCAGGCTTTTAAGTGAAAATCTGGGCGCCGGCGTTCGGTGGGACGGCAGGACAAAAATGGTCACCGCTTACAAGAGCGAGACCCAGGTGGTCCTCAGGGTGGGGAGTTCGACCGCTTACGTAAACGGGAAACCCGTCAAGCTGGATGTGCCGGCTATGCTGATCCAGGGGCGCACCCTGGTACCGCTCCGGTTTTACAGCGAGGCTTTCGGTGCAGCGGTGGACTGGGATGGTAGGGAGAATACGGTGTTTATAAAGACGGCTGACAAGCTGAGCAAATACATAATGGGGTATTATTATTCACAGTCCTACGACGACTTCATAAACAATGTGGACAAGCTGTCTTCCATAGCTACCAAATGGTACACCCTTAACAGCGATTGTAACCTGACAAGCTATGACGGTTCCCGCTGGATAATGAAGCCGGAAGGGTACGACTCCGTACTCCGGACCGCCAGAGAAAGGGGAGTAAAGGTCCACGCTCTGGTGTTCGAAAGCGACCGGGCCCGGCTGCAGCAGGCTCTGGCCACGGCAGAAAAAAGGAACGCACTGGTCGGCCAGATCCTTGCGGAAGTGGACAAGGAAAATTACGATGGGGTGAACATTGACTTCGAGTACCTCGGGCCTGAGGATAAAGAGAACTTCAATGCTTTCATTAAAGATCTTTACGCCGCCCTCAAATCCAGAAATAAAACCCTGAGCTTGTCGCTGCCGGCAAAAACCGAAAAGCAGGACTGGTGGCCGGGCTACGATTACGGGACCCTGGGCAAATACAGCGATTTCGTGGTGCTGATGGCCTACGATAAAAGCCCGAGCACTCCGGGACCCCAGGCCGGGGTGGAATGGGTGGAAGAGATCGTGAACTACGCTCTTGCCAGGATCCCCGCCGAAAAGATAGTGCTGGGGATAGGTTACTACGGTTATGCCTGGTCGGGGAATGAAAAATACACCGTGCTGGAAGCCAGAAACGGTATGACTTACAGCAAAATTTGGTTCCTGGATGAGCTTGCTCAGAAGTACGGCCTGAAAATGACCATAGACAGCACTTCTCTGATGGATTACGGCAGCTTTACCGATGAAAAAGGCAACATCTATCAAATATGGATGGAAAGCCCAAAATCCGTAGATGCTAAGTCCAAGCTGGCTATTAAAAAAGGGCTTAAGGGTATAGCCGTATGGAGACTCGGGTATACTACGCCTTCCTTCTGGCAGGCGGTGAACGATAATTTCATAGCAGCCAAATAA
- a CDS encoding Asp23/Gls24 family envelope stress response protein, which yields MKVIALVGKSGTGKSHKAHIVARHYGAELIIDDGLLIHGNRVVAGFSAKREETMIGAIRRAIFQDPDHAGEVKKKLAEINAGKVLIIGTSEKMIRAICRALELPAPEAVVRIEDVSTPEEIEKARLIRKYEGKHVIPVPTLEIKKYFSGYLLDPLKIFYRRGKQEIVTEKSVVRPTYSYLGRYTIADTVVSQIALHAALSVKGVGPGGRAIIENYGTGVAIVLELSVEYGVPLIPLLEKVQSEVAKQVEHMTALNVLRVDVTARRLYFKKENSI from the coding sequence TTGAAAGTAATCGCTCTTGTGGGTAAAAGCGGCACCGGCAAAAGCCATAAGGCCCACATAGTAGCAAGACACTACGGTGCAGAGCTTATAATCGACGACGGGCTTTTGATACACGGCAACCGGGTGGTGGCCGGTTTTTCGGCCAAGAGGGAAGAGACCATGATCGGCGCAATTCGGCGAGCTATCTTCCAGGATCCAGACCATGCCGGGGAAGTGAAAAAGAAGCTGGCCGAGATCAACGCCGGTAAGGTCCTGATAATAGGCACTTCAGAAAAAATGATCCGAGCTATATGCAGGGCTCTGGAACTGCCCGCGCCGGAAGCGGTAGTGCGCATAGAGGATGTGTCCACCCCTGAGGAGATAGAGAAAGCGCGGCTGATAAGGAAATACGAGGGCAAACACGTGATCCCCGTGCCAACGCTGGAAATAAAAAAATATTTTTCTGGCTACCTGTTGGATCCACTTAAGATCTTCTACCGGCGCGGAAAACAGGAGATCGTAACGGAAAAATCGGTAGTAAGGCCCACTTACAGCTATCTGGGACGGTACACCATAGCCGACACGGTCGTCAGCCAGATAGCCCTTCATGCCGCCCTAAGCGTCAAAGGTGTAGGCCCCGGTGGAAGGGCCATAATCGAAAACTACGGGACGGGGGTGGCGATCGTGCTGGAGCTTTCGGTGGAGTACGGGGTGCCGCTCATTCCGCTGCTGGAAAAGGTACAATCGGAAGTGGCAAAGCAGGTGGAACACATGACGGCCCTGAACGTTTTAAGGGTCGATGTTACCGCGAGAAGGCTTTACTTCAAGAAGGAAAATTCGATTTGA
- the nuoE gene encoding NADH-quinone oxidoreductase subunit NuoE yields the protein MFCCAGEEHGIEKKFPDDEVDLSALEQVLKEYRGVPGSLITVLQKVQDIYGYLPRKALYHIAREIGVKPAKVFGVATFYAQFRLKPIGKHLIMVCHGTACHVNGAELITSALCDELKIKDGETTADGLFTLQNVACLGCCSLAPVMMIDGEAYGKLTPDKARDVIRDIYKRETGK from the coding sequence GTGTTTTGCTGTGCTGGTGAAGAACACGGAATAGAAAAAAAGTTTCCCGACGACGAGGTGGATCTTTCGGCTCTGGAGCAGGTTTTGAAGGAGTACCGCGGGGTTCCCGGCAGTCTTATTACAGTACTTCAGAAGGTTCAGGATATATACGGGTATCTTCCCAGAAAGGCCCTATACCATATAGCTCGGGAGATAGGTGTAAAGCCCGCCAAAGTCTTCGGAGTGGCCACCTTTTATGCCCAGTTCAGGTTAAAGCCCATAGGCAAACACCTCATAATGGTCTGCCATGGCACGGCCTGCCACGTAAACGGGGCGGAACTAATAACCAGCGCCCTGTGCGATGAGCTGAAAATAAAGGACGGAGAGACTACCGCCGACGGGCTTTTTACCCTTCAAAACGTAGCGTGTCTGGGTTGCTGCAGTCTGGCACCGGTCATGATGATCGACGGGGAAGCTTACGGCAAACTTACGCCCGATAAGGCCAGGGACGTAATAAGGGATATCTATAAGCGCGAGACCGGGAAATAA